The proteins below are encoded in one region of Bacillus vallismortis:
- the rplL gene encoding 50S ribosomal protein L7/L12 gives MALNIEEIIASVKEATVLELNDLVKAIEEEFGVTAAAPVAVAGGAAAGGAAEEQSEFDLILAGAGSQKIKVIKVVREITGLGLKEAKELVDNTPKPLKEGIAKEEAEELKAKLEEVGASVEVK, from the coding sequence ATGGCTTTAAATATCGAAGAAATCATTGCTTCCGTTAAAGAAGCGACTGTACTTGAATTGAACGACCTAGTAAAAGCAATCGAAGAAGAATTTGGCGTAACTGCTGCTGCTCCTGTAGCTGTAGCTGGCGGAGCTGCTGCTGGCGGAGCTGCTGAAGAGCAAAGCGAATTCGACCTTATCCTTGCTGGTGCAGGATCTCAAAAAATCAAAGTTATCAAAGTTGTACGTGAAATCACTGGTCTTGGCTTGAAAGAAGCTAAAGAACTTGTTGACAACACTCCAAAACCACTTAAAGAAGGTATTGCTAAAGAAGAAGCTGAAGAGCTTAAAGCTAAACTTGAAGAAGTTGGCGCTTCTGTAGAAGTTAAGTAA
- the rplJ gene encoding 50S ribosomal protein L10 — protein sequence MSSAIETKKVVVEEIASKLKESKSTIIVDYRGLSVSEVTELRKQLREANVEFKVYKNTMTRRAVEQAELNGLNDFLTGPNAIAFSTEDVVAPAKVLNEFAKNHEALEIKAGVIEGKVSTVEEVKALAELPSRDGLLSMLLSVLQAPVRNFALAAKAVAEQKEEQGA from the coding sequence ATGAGCAGCGCAATTGAAACAAAAAAAGTTGTTGTTGAAGAAATTGCTTCTAAACTGAAAGAAAGTAAATCAACGATCATCGTTGACTATCGCGGACTTAGCGTTTCTGAAGTAACAGAACTTCGTAAACAGCTTCGCGAAGCTAACGTTGAGTTCAAAGTTTACAAAAATACGATGACTCGCCGTGCAGTTGAACAAGCTGAGCTTAATGGTTTGAATGATTTCTTAACTGGACCGAACGCGATCGCATTCAGCACTGAAGATGTTGTCGCTCCGGCTAAAGTTCTTAATGAGTTCGCTAAAAACCACGAAGCTCTTGAAATCAAAGCTGGCGTTATCGAAGGTAAAGTCTCTACTGTTGAAGAAGTGAAAGCTCTTGCTGAACTTCCATCACGCGATGGCTTGCTTTCTATGTTGCTTAGCGTACTTCAAGCTCCAGTTCGCAACTTTGCTCTTGCTGCAAAAGCTGTGGCAGAACAAAAAGAAGAACAAGGCGCTTAA
- the rplA gene encoding 50S ribosomal protein L1, with amino-acid sequence MAKKGKKYAEAAKLVDRSKAYDVSEAVALVKKTNTAKFDATVEVAFRLGVDPRKNDQQIRGAVVLPNGTGKTQRVLVFAKGEKAKEAEAAGADFVGDTDYINKIQQGWFDFDVIVATPDMMGEVGKIGRVLGPKGLMPNPKTGTVTFEVEKAIGEIKAGKVEYRVDKAGNIHVPIGKVSFEDEKLVENFTTMYDTILKAKPAAAKGVYVKNVAVTSTMGPGVKVDSSTFNVK; translated from the coding sequence ATGGCTAAAAAAGGTAAAAAGTACGCTGAAGCTGCTAAGCTTGTAGATCGTTCAAAAGCTTACGACGTTTCTGAAGCAGTAGCTCTCGTTAAAAAAACAAACACAGCTAAATTCGACGCTACAGTTGAAGTGGCTTTCCGTCTAGGGGTCGACCCTCGTAAAAACGACCAGCAAATCCGTGGAGCAGTTGTTCTTCCAAACGGAACTGGTAAAACTCAGCGCGTTCTCGTTTTCGCAAAAGGCGAAAAAGCGAAAGAAGCTGAAGCTGCTGGTGCAGATTTCGTTGGCGATACTGACTACATCAACAAAATTCAACAAGGTTGGTTCGATTTCGATGTAATCGTAGCTACACCTGACATGATGGGTGAAGTTGGTAAAATCGGTCGTGTGCTTGGACCAAAAGGTTTAATGCCAAACCCTAAAACTGGAACAGTTACTTTCGAAGTTGAAAAAGCAATTGGCGAAATCAAAGCTGGTAAAGTTGAATACCGTGTTGATAAAGCTGGAAACATTCATGTTCCTATCGGTAAAGTTTCTTTCGAGGATGAAAAACTTGTTGAGAACTTCACAACTATGTACGATACAATCCTGAAAGCAAAACCTGCTGCAGCAAAAGGCGTTTACGTGAAAAATGTTGCCGTTACTTCTACTATGGGACCTGGTGTCAAAGTAGACTCTTCAACTTTTAACGTAAAATAA
- the rplK gene encoding 50S ribosomal protein L11, protein MAKKVVKVVKLQIPAGKANPAPPVGPALGQAGVNIMGFCKEFNARTADQAGLIIPVEISVYEDRSFTFITKTPPAAVLLKKAAGIESGSGEPNRNKVATVKRDKVREIAETKMPDLNAADVEAAMRMVEGTARSMGIVIED, encoded by the coding sequence GTGGCTAAAAAAGTAGTTAAAGTTGTAAAATTGCAAATTCCTGCTGGAAAAGCTAACCCAGCACCACCAGTTGGACCTGCACTTGGTCAAGCCGGTGTTAACATCATGGGATTCTGTAAGGAGTTTAACGCTCGTACAGCTGACCAAGCTGGTTTAATCATTCCTGTTGAAATTTCGGTTTACGAAGACCGTTCATTTACATTTATTACAAAAACTCCACCTGCTGCAGTATTGCTTAAAAAAGCAGCTGGAATTGAGTCTGGTTCTGGTGAACCAAACCGTAATAAAGTGGCAACCGTTAAGCGCGATAAAGTACGCGAAATCGCTGAAACAAAAATGCCTGACTTAAACGCAGCAGACGTTGAAGCGGCAATGCGCATGGTTGAAGGTACTGCCCGCAGTATGGGTATTGTAATCGAGGATTAA
- the nusG gene encoding transcription termination/antitermination protein NusG has protein sequence MEKNWYVVHTYSGYENKVKANLEKRVESMGMQDKIFRVVVPEEEETDIKNGKKKVVKKKVFPGYVLVEIVMTDDSWYVVRNTPGVTGFVGSAGSGSKPTALLPGEAETILKRMGMDERKTDIDFELKETVKVIDGPFANFTGSIEEIDYDKNKVKVFVNMFGRETPVELEFTQIDKL, from the coding sequence ATGGAAAAGAATTGGTATGTTGTTCACACGTACTCTGGTTACGAGAATAAAGTAAAAGCCAACTTGGAAAAACGTGTTGAATCAATGGGGATGCAAGATAAAATTTTCCGTGTAGTCGTACCTGAAGAAGAAGAAACAGATATCAAAAACGGCAAGAAAAAAGTTGTGAAAAAGAAAGTATTCCCTGGTTATGTGCTTGTTGAAATTGTAATGACAGACGACTCTTGGTATGTTGTCCGCAACACGCCGGGCGTTACTGGTTTCGTAGGATCTGCCGGCTCTGGTTCAAAACCGACGGCGCTTCTCCCGGGCGAAGCAGAAACCATTCTGAAGAGAATGGGCATGGACGAACGCAAAACGGACATTGACTTTGAACTGAAAGAGACAGTAAAAGTAATAGACGGGCCTTTTGCTAACTTTACTGGATCAATTGAAGAGATTGATTATGATAAAAACAAGGTCAAAGTTTTCGTTAATATGTTCGGCCGCGAAACGCCGGTTGAGCTGGAATTTACCCAAATCGATAAATTGTAA
- the secE gene encoding preprotein translocase subunit SecE codes for MRIMRFFKDVGKEMKKVSWPKGKELTRYTITVISTVIFFIIFFALLDTGISQLIRLIVE; via the coding sequence ATGCGTATTATGAGATTCTTTAAAGATGTTGGGAAAGAAATGAAAAAGGTAAGCTGGCCTAAAGGAAAAGAGTTAACGCGTTATACCATTACGGTAATTTCAACAGTTATCTTTTTTATTATCTTTTTTGCCCTCCTTGACACAGGAATTTCTCAATTAATTCGTTTAATAGTTGAATAA
- the rpmG gene encoding 50S ribosomal protein L33 produces MRKKITLACKTCGNRNYTTMKSSASAAERLEVKKYCSTCNSHTAHLETK; encoded by the coding sequence ATGAGAAAAAAGATTACGCTAGCATGCAAGACATGCGGAAACCGTAATTATACGACAATGAAGAGCTCTGCATCAGCGGCTGAGCGATTAGAAGTAAAGAAATACTGCAGTACTTGCAATTCACATACAGCTCATCTTGAAACAAAATAG
- the sigH gene encoding RNA polymerase sporulation sigma factor SigH: MNLQNNKGKFNKEQFCQLEDEQVIEKVHVGDSDALDYLITKYRNFVRAKARSYFLIGADREDIIQEGMIGLYKSIRDFKEDKLTSFKAFAELCITRQIITAIKTATRQKHIPLNSYVSLDKPIFDEESDRTLLDVISGAKTLNPEEMIINQEEFDDIEMKMGELLSDLERKVLVLYLDGRSYQEISDELNRHVKSIDNALQRVKRKLEKYLEIREISL, from the coding sequence GTGAATCTACAGAACAACAAGGGAAAATTCAACAAAGAGCAGTTTTGCCAGTTGGAGGACGAGCAGGTCATTGAAAAGGTTCATGTTGGGGACAGTGATGCGTTAGATTACTTGATTACAAAGTACCGAAATTTTGTTCGGGCAAAAGCAAGATCTTATTTTTTAATAGGAGCGGACAGAGAGGATATTATTCAGGAAGGTATGATAGGCCTCTATAAGTCTATTCGCGACTTTAAGGAGGACAAGCTTACCTCATTCAAAGCTTTCGCAGAATTATGTATTACCCGCCAAATTATTACCGCAATAAAGACAGCTACTCGCCAGAAACACATTCCTTTGAATTCCTACGTCTCATTAGATAAACCGATTTTTGATGAAGAATCAGACCGAACGCTGCTTGATGTCATTTCAGGAGCGAAAACTTTAAATCCTGAAGAAATGATTATCAATCAGGAAGAATTTGATGATATTGAAATGAAAATGGGAGAACTATTAAGTGATTTAGAGAGAAAAGTACTGGTTTTATATCTTGACGGGAGAAGTTACCAAGAGATTTCTGATGAATTGAATCGGCATGTGAAATCGATTGATAACGCCCTTCAGCGTGTGAAACGCAAACTGGAGAAGTACTTGGAAATTCGCGAAATTAGTTTGTGA
- the rae1 gene encoding ribosome-dependent mRNA decay endonuclease Rae1/YacP: MDILLVDGYNMIGAWPQLKDLKANSFEEARNVLIQKMAEYQSYTGNRVIVVFDAHLVKGLEKKQTNHRVEVIFTKENETADERIEKLAQALNNIATQIHVATSDYTEQWAIFGQGALRKSARELLREVEAIERRIQRRVRKITSEKPAGKIALSEEVLKTFEKWRRGDLD, encoded by the coding sequence ATGGATATCCTGTTAGTAGACGGATACAACATGATTGGAGCTTGGCCGCAGCTGAAGGATTTAAAAGCGAACAGTTTTGAAGAGGCGAGAAACGTACTGATTCAGAAAATGGCGGAATATCAATCGTATACAGGAAACAGGGTTATTGTTGTTTTTGACGCGCATCTCGTAAAAGGGCTTGAGAAAAAACAGACCAATCACAGAGTTGAAGTGATTTTTACAAAAGAAAATGAGACGGCTGATGAGCGGATAGAAAAGCTTGCTCAGGCATTGAATAATATTGCGACTCAGATTCATGTTGCGACCTCTGACTACACTGAGCAGTGGGCGATTTTCGGACAGGGAGCATTGCGGAAATCGGCCCGGGAGCTTTTGAGAGAGGTTGAAGCGATTGAAAGGCGAATACAGAGACGGGTCAGAAAAATCACTTCCGAAAAGCCGGCGGGTAAAATTGCTTTATCGGAAGAGGTTTTGAAAACGTTTGAAAAGTGGAGGCGGGGGGACTTAGATTAA
- the rlmB gene encoding 23S rRNA (guanosine(2251)-2'-O)-methyltransferase RlmB translates to MSQQHDYVIGKNAVIETLKSDRKLYKLWMAENTVKGQAQQVIELAKKQGITIQYVPRKKLDQMVTGQHQGVVAQVAAYEYAELDDLYKAAEERNEQPFFLILDELEDPHNLGSIMRTADAVGAHGIVIPKRRAVGLTTTVAKASTGAIEHIPVARVTNLARTLEEMKERGIWVVGTDASAREDYRNMDGNMPLALVIGSEGKGMGRLVKEKCDFLIKLPMAGKVTSLNASVAAGLLMYEVYRKRNPLGE, encoded by the coding sequence ATGAGTCAGCAACATGATTACGTCATAGGGAAAAATGCAGTGATCGAGACGTTAAAATCAGATCGTAAGCTGTATAAGCTGTGGATGGCGGAAAACACCGTAAAGGGACAAGCACAGCAGGTGATTGAGCTTGCGAAAAAGCAGGGAATCACGATTCAATATGTCCCGAGAAAAAAACTCGATCAAATGGTGACAGGGCAGCATCAAGGCGTAGTGGCACAGGTTGCTGCTTATGAATATGCGGAACTGGATGATTTATATAAAGCGGCCGAAGAAAGAAATGAACAGCCTTTCTTCCTCATTTTGGACGAGCTTGAAGATCCTCATAATCTTGGTTCGATTATGAGAACAGCCGATGCGGTCGGCGCCCACGGCATCGTGATTCCAAAACGGAGAGCTGTCGGGCTGACAACAACAGTGGCCAAAGCTTCAACAGGGGCAATTGAGCACATCCCTGTCGCAAGAGTCACCAATTTGGCGCGGACGTTAGAAGAAATGAAAGAGCGGGGTATCTGGGTTGTCGGAACGGATGCATCAGCACGCGAAGACTACCGCAATATGGACGGCAATATGCCTTTGGCATTAGTTATCGGAAGTGAAGGAAAAGGGATGGGCCGCCTCGTGAAAGAAAAGTGTGATTTTCTCATTAAACTCCCGATGGCCGGGAAGGTAACTTCACTGAATGCATCTGTCGCGGCGGGTCTTTTGATGTATGAAGTATACCGGAAGCGAAACCCTCTGGGAGAATAA
- a CDS encoding mini-ribonuclease 3, translating into MLDFETIKDSKQLNGLALAYIGDAIFEVYVRHHLLKQGLTKPNDLHKKSSRIVSAKSQAEILFFLQDQSFFTEEEEAVLKRGRNAKSGTTPKNTDVQTYRYSTAFEALLGYLFLEKKEERLSQLVAEAIQFGTSGRKTNESAT; encoded by the coding sequence ATGCTTGATTTTGAGACGATAAAAGATTCAAAGCAGCTCAACGGTCTTGCGCTTGCTTATATAGGTGATGCCATATTTGAAGTGTATGTCAGGCATCACCTGCTTAAGCAGGGCTTGACGAAACCAAATGATCTTCATAAGAAATCAAGCCGGATCGTTTCGGCAAAGTCACAGGCTGAAATCCTGTTCTTTCTGCAGGATCAATCATTTTTTACGGAAGAAGAGGAAGCGGTGCTGAAAAGGGGCAGAAATGCCAAGTCGGGAACGACACCTAAAAATACAGATGTTCAAACGTATCGCTACAGTACAGCATTTGAAGCGCTGCTGGGTTACCTTTTTCTGGAGAAAAAAGAAGAAAGACTTAGTCAGCTCGTTGCCGAAGCTATACAATTCGGGACGTCAGGGAGGAAAACAAATGAGTCAGCAACATGA
- the cysS gene encoding cysteine--tRNA ligase yields MTITLYNTLTRQKETFVPLEEGKVKMYVCGPTVYNYIHIGNARPAIVYDTVRNYLEYKGYDVQYVSNFTDVDDKLIKAANELGDDVPAISERFIKAYFEDVGALGCRKADLHPRVMENMDAIIEFVDQLVKKGYAYESEGDVYFKTRAFEGYGKLSQQSIDELRSGARIRVGEKKEDALDFALWKAAKDGEISWESPWGKGRPGWHIECSAMVKKYLGDQIDIHAGGQDLTFPHHENEIAQSEALTGKTFAKYWLHNGYINIDNEKMSKSLGNFVLVHDIIKQHDPKLLRFFMLSVHYRHPINYSEELLENTKSAFNRLKTAYSNLKHRLNSSTNLTEDDDQWLEKVEDHRKAFEEAMDDDFNTANAISVLFDLAKHANYYLQKDHTADHVITAFVEMFDRIVAVLGFSLGEQELLDQEIEDLIEKRNEARRNRDFALSDQIRDQLKSMNIILEDTAQGTRWKRGE; encoded by the coding sequence ATGACAATCACTCTTTATAATACATTGACTAGACAGAAGGAAACGTTTGTTCCTCTTGAAGAGGGAAAAGTGAAAATGTACGTGTGCGGCCCGACGGTTTACAATTACATTCACATCGGGAACGCGCGTCCGGCTATTGTTTATGATACAGTTCGAAACTATCTGGAATATAAAGGATATGATGTGCAGTATGTTTCTAACTTTACAGACGTAGACGATAAATTAATTAAAGCAGCGAATGAACTTGGTGACGATGTACCTGCCATTTCAGAGCGTTTTATTAAAGCATACTTTGAAGATGTAGGTGCGCTCGGATGCCGTAAAGCCGACCTTCATCCGCGAGTGATGGAAAACATGGATGCGATTATCGAATTCGTAGATCAGCTCGTGAAAAAGGGCTACGCTTATGAATCAGAAGGTGACGTTTATTTCAAAACACGAGCATTTGAAGGGTACGGAAAGCTTTCTCAGCAATCAATTGATGAACTGAGATCAGGTGCACGCATCCGGGTCGGCGAGAAAAAAGAAGATGCTCTTGATTTTGCGCTGTGGAAAGCGGCAAAAGACGGAGAAATCTCTTGGGAAAGCCCTTGGGGTAAAGGGCGTCCGGGCTGGCATATTGAATGCTCAGCGATGGTGAAAAAGTATCTGGGTGACCAAATTGATATTCATGCGGGCGGTCAGGATTTAACATTCCCACACCATGAAAACGAAATCGCGCAATCTGAGGCACTGACAGGCAAAACATTTGCGAAGTACTGGCTTCATAATGGCTATATCAATATTGATAATGAAAAAATGTCAAAATCACTAGGCAACTTTGTGCTTGTGCATGACATCATTAAACAGCATGATCCGAAGCTTTTGAGATTTTTTATGCTATCTGTTCATTATCGTCATCCGATTAACTATTCAGAAGAGCTTTTAGAGAATACAAAAAGTGCGTTCAACCGATTAAAAACAGCATACAGCAACCTTAAGCACCGTCTGAACAGCAGTACGAATTTAACGGAAGATGACGATCAATGGCTTGAGAAAGTAGAGGACCACCGCAAAGCATTCGAAGAAGCGATGGACGATGATTTTAATACAGCGAATGCCATTTCTGTTTTATTCGACTTGGCGAAGCATGCTAATTATTATCTTCAGAAGGATCATACGGCTGATCATGTGATTACAGCATTTGTTGAGATGTTTGACCGCATTGTTGCTGTCCTCGGCTTTTCATTGGGTGAGCAGGAACTGCTTGATCAAGAGATTGAAGACTTAATTGAAAAAAGAAATGAAGCGCGCCGGAACCGCGATTTTGCATTATCAGATCAGATCCGCGACCAGCTGAAAAGCATGAATATCATTCTTGAAGATACGGCTCAAGGCACTCGCTGGAAACGGGGAGAATAG
- the cysE gene encoding serine O-acetyltransferase: MFFKMLKEDIDTVFDQDPAARSYFEVILTYSGLHAIWAHRIAHALYKRKFYFLARLISQVSRFFTGIEIHPGATIGRKFFIDHGMGVVIGETCEIGNNVTVFQGVTLGGTGKEKGKRHPTIKDDALIATGAKVLGSITVGEGSKIGAGSVVLHDVPDFSTVVGIPGRVVVQNGKKVRRDLNHQDLPDPVADRFKFLEEQISELKAEIEDRKERINQK, from the coding sequence GTGTTTTTTAAAATGCTCAAAGAAGACATTGATACAGTGTTCGATCAAGATCCTGCAGCAAGAAGCTATTTTGAAGTGATTTTAACTTATTCCGGTTTACATGCTATATGGGCGCATCGGATTGCACATGCTTTATATAAACGAAAATTTTATTTCCTTGCACGCCTAATATCTCAAGTAAGCCGCTTTTTTACCGGGATCGAAATCCATCCCGGCGCTACAATTGGGAGGAAATTTTTCATAGATCACGGTATGGGAGTTGTCATTGGGGAGACATGTGAAATCGGCAATAACGTCACCGTTTTTCAGGGGGTTACCCTCGGGGGGACGGGGAAAGAAAAGGGAAAAAGACACCCAACGATTAAAGATGACGCATTGATAGCCACAGGTGCTAAAGTGCTTGGTTCAATTACTGTCGGTGAAGGCTCAAAAATTGGTGCCGGTTCAGTAGTGCTGCATGATGTTCCTGATTTTTCAACAGTTGTCGGCATCCCTGGACGGGTCGTTGTACAAAATGGCAAGAAAGTAAGACGCGATTTGAACCATCAGGATTTGCCCGATCCGGTTGCTGATCGATTTAAATTTTTGGAAGAGCAGATTTCAGAGCTGAAGGCAGAAATTGAAGACAGAAAAGAAAGGATCAATCAAAAATGA
- the gltX gene encoding glutamate--tRNA ligase, with product MGNEVRVRYAPSPTGHLHIGNARTALFNYLFARNQGGKFIIRVEDTDKKRNIEGGEQSQLNYLKWLGIDWDESVDVGGEYGPYRQSERNDIYKVYYEELLEKGLAYKCYCTEEELEKEREEQIARGEMPRYSGKHRNLTQEEQDTFIAEGRKPSIRFHVPEGKIIAFNDIVKGEITFETDGIGDFVIVKKDGTPTYNFAVAIDDYLMKMTHVLRGEDHISNTPKQIMIYQAFGWDIPQFGHMTLIVNESRKKLSKRDESIIQFIEQYKELGYLPEALFNFIGLLGWSPVGEEELFTKEQFIDIFDVNRLSKSPALFDMHKLKWVNNQYVKKLDLDQVVELTLPHLQKAGKVGAEISAEEQEWVRKLISLYHEQLSYGAEIVELTDLFFTDKIEYNQEAKAVLEEEQVPEVLSTFAAKLEELEEFTPDNIKASIKAVQKETGHKGKKLFMPIRVAVTGQTHGPELPQSIELIGKEIAIQRLKNI from the coding sequence ATGGGAAACGAAGTACGCGTCCGTTATGCACCGAGTCCAACAGGACATTTGCATATTGGAAATGCCAGAACGGCGCTTTTTAATTATTTATTTGCCCGCAATCAAGGCGGTAAGTTTATTATCCGTGTTGAGGACACTGATAAAAAGCGCAATATTGAGGGCGGAGAACAAAGCCAGCTGAATTATCTGAAATGGCTCGGTATTGACTGGGATGAGAGTGTCGATGTCGGCGGTGAATACGGTCCATATCGTCAGTCAGAGCGTAACGATATTTATAAAGTATACTATGAAGAGCTTCTTGAAAAAGGGCTTGCTTATAAATGTTACTGTACGGAAGAAGAGCTTGAAAAAGAACGTGAAGAACAGATTGCCCGCGGAGAAATGCCGCGCTATTCCGGGAAACACAGAAACCTGACTCAGGAAGAACAAGATACATTTATTGCTGAAGGCAGAAAGCCAAGTATTCGTTTCCACGTGCCGGAAGGAAAAATCATCGCCTTCAACGATATTGTTAAAGGCGAAATTACTTTCGAGACAGATGGCATCGGCGACTTTGTTATTGTCAAAAAGGACGGAACACCAACCTATAACTTCGCGGTAGCGATTGATGACTACTTAATGAAAATGACACACGTGCTGCGCGGTGAGGATCACATTTCTAACACACCGAAACAGATTATGATCTATCAAGCATTCGGATGGGATATTCCTCAGTTCGGACACATGACGCTAATCGTAAATGAAAGCCGTAAAAAGCTCAGCAAACGCGATGAGTCTATTATTCAATTCATCGAACAGTATAAAGAGCTTGGCTACTTGCCAGAAGCGCTGTTCAACTTTATCGGCCTGCTTGGCTGGTCACCGGTTGGAGAAGAAGAGCTATTCACAAAAGAACAGTTTATTGACATTTTTGATGTAAACCGTTTATCTAAATCACCAGCTTTGTTTGATATGCATAAGCTAAAATGGGTTAACAACCAATACGTGAAGAAACTGGATCTTGATCAGGTTGTTGAATTGACGCTTCCGCATTTGCAAAAGGCCGGAAAAGTCGGCGCTGAGATTTCTGCTGAAGAACAAGAATGGGTTCGCAAACTGATTTCCCTTTATCATGAGCAATTAAGCTACGGAGCGGAAATTGTTGAGCTGACTGATTTGTTCTTTACTGATAAGATCGAGTATAATCAAGAAGCAAAAGCTGTTCTGGAAGAGGAACAGGTTCCTGAGGTGCTCAGCACATTCGCTGCGAAGCTTGAAGAGCTTGAGGAGTTCACTCCGGATAACATCAAAGCATCGATCAAAGCAGTGCAGAAAGAAACTGGCCATAAAGGCAAAAAACTGTTTATGCCGATCCGTGTTGCTGTAACGGGTCAGACTCACGGTCCAGAACTGCCGCAATCCATTGAATTGATCGGAAAAGAGATCGCGATTCAGCGTTTAAAAAACATCTAA
- the ispF gene encoding 2-C-methyl-D-erythritol 2,4-cyclodiphosphate synthase produces MFRIGQGFDVHQLVADRPLIIGGIEIPYEKGLLGHSDADVLLHTVADACLGAVGEGDIGKHFPDTDPEFKDADSFKLLQHVWGIVKQKGYVLGNIDCTIIAQKPKMLPYIEDMRKRIAEGLEADVSQVNVKATTTEKLGFTGRAEGIAAQATVLIQKG; encoded by the coding sequence ATGTTTAGAATCGGACAAGGATTTGATGTGCATCAATTAGTGGCGGACCGTCCTCTGATAATTGGCGGAATCGAAATCCCATATGAAAAAGGGCTGCTCGGCCATTCTGACGCAGATGTCTTGCTGCATACCGTTGCTGATGCTTGCCTCGGAGCTGTTGGAGAAGGCGACATAGGCAAGCATTTTCCTGACACTGATCCCGAGTTCAAGGACGCTGACTCTTTCAAATTACTTCAGCATGTCTGGGGGATCGTGAAACAGAAGGGGTATGTTCTTGGAAACATTGATTGCACCATTATTGCACAAAAGCCGAAGATGCTGCCATACATAGAAGATATGAGAAAAAGGATCGCTGAAGGCCTTGAAGCAGACGTTTCTCAAGTGAATGTAAAAGCAACAACGACAGAAAAGCTTGGATTTACAGGCCGAGCGGAAGGAATAGCGGCTCAAGCGACAGTACTGATACAAAAAGGCTAA
- the ispD gene encoding 2-C-methyl-D-erythritol 4-phosphate cytidylyltransferase, whose product MNYDVVILAAGQGKRMKAGRNKLFIELKGDPVIIHTLRVFDSHRPCEKIILVINEREREDFQQLLTNYPFQTAIELVAGGDERQHSVYKGLKAVKQEKIVLVHDGARPFIKHEQIDELIAKAVQAGAAILAVPVKDTIKRVQDLQVRETIERSSLWAVQTPQAFRLSLLMKAHAEAEHKGFLGTDDASLVEEMEGGSVRVVEGSYTNIKLTTPDDLTSAEAIMESESGNKYV is encoded by the coding sequence ATGAATTATGATGTCGTGATTCTTGCAGCCGGACAGGGAAAACGGATGAAGGCAGGGAGAAATAAACTGTTCATCGAGCTGAAAGGAGACCCTGTGATCATACACACGTTAAGGGTGTTTGACAGCCACCGGCCGTGCGAAAAAATCATTTTGGTGATTAACGAGCGAGAGCGGGAGGATTTTCAGCAATTGCTGACCAATTATCCGTTTCAAACCGCTATTGAGCTTGTTGCAGGCGGAGATGAGCGTCAGCACAGTGTTTATAAGGGGCTGAAAGCCGTGAAACAAGAAAAGATAGTCCTCGTTCACGACGGCGCCCGGCCTTTTATAAAGCATGAACAAATTGACGAACTGATCGCTAAAGCGGTACAGGCAGGAGCGGCCATCCTTGCTGTTCCGGTAAAAGATACGATTAAACGCGTTCAAGATTTACAAGTCAGAGAGACGATTGAACGTTCAAGCTTGTGGGCTGTCCAAACTCCACAAGCTTTTCGTCTTTCTTTATTGATGAAGGCTCATGCTGAGGCCGAACATAAGGGATTTTTAGGGACGGATGACGCCAGCCTCGTTGAAGAGATGGAAGGCGGTTCGGTCCGTGTTGTAGAAGGCAGCTATACAAATATTAAGTTGACGACGCCAGACGACTTGACGTCAGCTGAAGCGATCATGGAATCAGAAAGTGGGAATAAATATGTTTAG